In a single window of the Terrirubrum flagellatum genome:
- a CDS encoding RidA family protein, with product MSAVEDNLAREGVILPTPAAAVANYVAAVITGQLLVISGQLAFGPGMKIADAHKGKLGESVSIEDGQAAARACAINVLAQAKAALGGDLDRIKRCVRLGGFINALPDFNSLPQVMNGASDLMVMALGEAGRHARTTVGVAQLPMDCAVEVEAMFEIVR from the coding sequence ATGAGCGCCGTCGAAGACAATCTGGCCCGAGAGGGCGTGATCCTGCCGACCCCCGCCGCGGCCGTCGCCAACTATGTCGCCGCCGTGATCACCGGCCAGCTTCTCGTGATTTCAGGCCAACTCGCCTTCGGCCCCGGCATGAAGATCGCCGACGCCCACAAGGGCAAGCTCGGCGAGAGCGTGTCGATCGAGGACGGCCAGGCGGCCGCGCGCGCCTGCGCCATCAATGTGCTGGCGCAGGCGAAGGCGGCGCTCGGCGGCGATCTCGACCGCATCAAGCGCTGCGTGCGTCTCGGCGGCTTCATCAACGCCCTGCCCGACTTCAATTCGCTGCCGCAGGTGATGAACGGCGCGTCCGATCTCATGGTGATGGCGCTCGGCGAGGCCGGTCGCCATGCGCGCACCACGGTCGGCGTGGCGCAGCTCCCGATGGATTGCGCTGTCGAGGTCGAGGCGATGTTCGAGATCGTGCGATGA
- a CDS encoding cell envelope integrity EipB family protein has protein sequence MLLRSFSAAALACALATPAFAATPIVLAPHRAVYDLSLVKAGDMKGVDDARGRIVFEVNGSVCEGYSSSFRQVVEMQSSEAGSRLLDVRSSSFEEAEGKGYRFQIDRSVNREDQPSAAGRTQTRDGVLAVQLTKPKTDSVKLPEKVMFPTFHTRALIEAAEAGQNTLSVRTYDGSDEGQAIYDTFAVIGAPITHKPDETIEDSARVPALQQARSWPVTISYYKIGNPDQNPAYVISMELYENGVSRNLKLDYGSLVLKGDLARLDFSKPAAECK, from the coding sequence ATGCTGCTTCGCTCTTTCTCCGCCGCCGCGCTCGCCTGCGCGCTCGCCACTCCCGCTTTCGCCGCGACGCCGATCGTGCTTGCGCCCCATCGCGCAGTGTACGATCTCAGTCTGGTCAAAGCCGGAGACATGAAGGGCGTTGACGATGCGCGTGGCCGCATCGTGTTCGAGGTCAATGGCTCGGTCTGCGAAGGATATTCGTCAAGCTTCCGGCAGGTGGTCGAGATGCAGTCGAGCGAAGCCGGTTCGCGCCTTCTCGATGTTCGCTCCTCCAGCTTCGAGGAGGCGGAAGGAAAGGGCTATCGTTTCCAGATCGATCGCAGCGTCAATCGCGAGGATCAGCCGAGCGCGGCCGGCCGGACGCAGACGCGCGACGGCGTGCTCGCGGTGCAACTCACCAAGCCCAAGACCGACAGCGTCAAGCTGCCGGAGAAGGTGATGTTCCCGACCTTCCATACGCGCGCGCTGATCGAGGCCGCGGAAGCCGGACAGAACACGCTGTCCGTCCGCACCTATGACGGCTCCGACGAGGGCCAGGCGATCTACGACACTTTCGCCGTCATCGGCGCGCCGATCACGCATAAGCCTGACGAAACGATCGAGGACAGCGCGCGTGTTCCGGCGCTGCAGCAGGCGCGAAGCTGGCCGGTGACGATCAGCTATTACAAGATCGGCAATCCCGACCAGAATCCGGCTTATGTGATCTCGATGGAGCTTTACGAGAACGGCGTCAGCAGGAACCTCAAGCTCGACTATGGCAGCCTGGTTCTCAAAGGCGACCTCGCGCGGCTCGATTTCAGCAAGCCGGCGGCTGAGTGCAAGTAA
- a CDS encoding NAD-dependent epimerase/dehydratase family protein, producing the protein MSANKLALVLGATGGIGGELAQALLRHGWAVRGLRRATSTKPAKSDRIEWVAGDAMNADDVLRAARGASLIAHAVNPPGYRDWDKLVLPMLENTIAAAKRTGARILLPGTIYNYGPDAFPVLRESAPQNPMTVKGRIRVEMEQRLREAQGEGVRSIILRAGDFFGPVPGNNWFSQGLVKPGKPVTSISYPGAAGVGHAWAYLPDVAETMAQLADREETFEPFARFHFAGHWDADGREMIGAIRRVAGDPTLPVKRFPWQLLTLASPFVTLFREMREMRYLWREPLRLDNRRLVAALGAEPHTPLDDAVSATLSGLGCLPPQRRSHERSAAVAG; encoded by the coding sequence ATGAGCGCGAACAAACTGGCCCTTGTCCTTGGCGCGACAGGCGGAATCGGCGGCGAGCTGGCGCAGGCGCTCCTGCGCCATGGCTGGGCCGTTCGCGGCTTGCGCCGCGCGACCTCGACGAAGCCGGCGAAATCAGACCGCATCGAATGGGTCGCCGGCGACGCCATGAACGCCGATGACGTTCTGCGGGCGGCGCGGGGCGCGTCGCTCATCGCCCATGCGGTCAATCCTCCGGGCTATCGCGACTGGGACAAGCTCGTCCTGCCCATGCTCGAGAACACGATCGCCGCGGCGAAACGCACCGGCGCGCGCATTCTGCTGCCGGGGACGATCTATAATTACGGGCCGGACGCTTTCCCCGTGCTGAGGGAAAGCGCGCCGCAGAATCCCATGACGGTCAAAGGCCGCATTCGGGTCGAGATGGAACAGAGGCTGCGCGAGGCGCAAGGAGAGGGCGTGCGGTCCATCATCCTGCGCGCCGGCGATTTCTTCGGTCCCGTTCCCGGCAACAACTGGTTCTCGCAGGGGCTGGTGAAACCCGGCAAGCCGGTCACTTCGATTTCATATCCCGGCGCAGCGGGCGTTGGCCACGCCTGGGCCTATCTGCCCGATGTGGCGGAGACCATGGCGCAGCTCGCCGATCGTGAGGAGACTTTCGAGCCCTTCGCGCGCTTTCATTTCGCTGGGCATTGGGACGCGGACGGGCGGGAGATGATCGGCGCGATCCGCCGCGTCGCCGGCGATCCGACGCTGCCGGTAAAGCGTTTTCCCTGGCAGCTGCTGACGCTGGCGTCGCCCTTCGTGACGCTGTTCAGGGAGATGCGCGAGATGCGCTACCTCTGGCGCGAGCCGCTGCGGCTCGACAACCGCAGGCTCGTCGCGGCGCTGGGTGCCGAGCCGCATACGCCTCTCGATGACGCCGTGAGCGCGACGCTTTCCGGTCTCGGCTGTCTGCCTCCGCAGCGCAGGTCGCATGAGAGGTCTGCGGCCGTCGCCGGTTGA
- the clpS gene encoding ATP-dependent Clp protease adapter ClpS: protein METDLAGIARIDPAPRAAGGAKEGRPGDGGNGAGTAVITRTKTRTKRPNVYRVLLLNDDYTPMEFVVHVLEKFFAKNHDEAVRIMLHVHQHGVGECGVFTYEVAETKVTQVMDLARRNQHPLQCVMEKK from the coding sequence ATGGAGACTGACTTGGCGGGAATTGCGCGCATCGATCCTGCGCCGCGCGCCGCAGGGGGCGCGAAGGAGGGACGACCGGGCGACGGCGGCAACGGCGCCGGGACCGCGGTCATCACGCGCACCAAGACCCGCACCAAGCGGCCGAACGTTTATCGCGTCCTGCTCCTGAACGACGACTACACGCCCATGGAGTTCGTGGTCCACGTCCTGGAGAAGTTCTTCGCCAAGAACCACGACGAGGCGGTCCGCATTATGCTCCATGTGCACCAGCACGGCGTCGGCGAGTGCGGCGTGTTCACTTACGAGGTCGCGGAGACCAAGGTCACCCAGGTGATGGATCTCGCGCGGCGCAACCAGCATCCTCTCCAATGCGTCATGGAGAAGAAGTAA
- a CDS encoding LysR family transcriptional regulator, with protein MADAAPGWELYRTLLGVLREGSLSGAARALGLTQPTVGRHLDALEASLGAPLFVRSQHGVAPTDLALELRPYAEALQANADALLRAAGGHGEGVRGTVRITASEIIGAEVLPPIIAAMQRRYPDLTVELVLSNRLDDLLQREADVAVRMTPPTQQALVAKRIGAIELGLHARRDYLDRRGTPTGIEDLRNHLVLGFDTETAFIRSLRERGVPLDRTMFSLRTDSDLAQLASIRAGCGIGVCQVPIARRDPALVRILADAFTIPLETWIVMHENLRSSARCRAAFDALVAGLAAHIATQADERL; from the coding sequence ATGGCAGACGCAGCGCCCGGCTGGGAGCTCTATCGGACGCTCCTTGGCGTCCTTCGCGAAGGATCGCTCTCAGGCGCGGCGCGCGCGCTCGGCCTGACCCAGCCCACGGTCGGCCGCCATCTCGATGCGCTGGAGGCGTCGCTCGGCGCGCCTCTCTTCGTCCGCTCCCAGCACGGCGTCGCCCCGACCGATCTCGCGCTGGAGCTCAGGCCCTATGCCGAAGCGCTTCAGGCGAACGCCGACGCGCTCCTGCGCGCCGCCGGCGGGCATGGCGAGGGCGTGCGCGGAACCGTGCGCATCACCGCGAGCGAGATCATCGGCGCCGAAGTGCTGCCGCCGATTATCGCGGCGATGCAGCGGCGATATCCCGATCTCACGGTCGAACTCGTGCTGTCGAACCGCCTCGATGATCTGCTCCAGCGCGAGGCCGACGTCGCCGTGCGCATGACCCCGCCGACGCAGCAGGCGCTCGTCGCGAAGCGCATCGGGGCCATCGAACTCGGCCTCCACGCGCGCCGCGATTATCTCGATCGGCGCGGGACGCCGACAGGTATCGAGGATCTGCGAAACCATCTCGTGCTCGGTTTCGATACCGAGACCGCGTTCATTCGCAGCCTGCGCGAGCGCGGCGTTCCCCTTGATCGCACGATGTTTTCACTCAGAACCGACAGCGATCTCGCGCAGCTCGCCTCGATCCGGGCCGGCTGCGGTATCGGGGTTTGTCAGGTCCCCATCGCCAGACGCGATCCCGCGCTTGTCCGCATTCTCGCGGACGCGTTCACGATCCCGCTCGAAACCTGGATCGTCATGCATGAGAATCTGAGATCAAGCGCGCGCTGCCGGGCGGCCTTCGATGCTCTGGTCGCGGGCCTCGCGGCCCATATCGCCACTCAGGCGGACGAACGCCTTTGA
- a CDS encoding twin-arginine translocation signal domain-containing protein has protein sequence MERREFLKMFGLGAVAVGAAAVTMSPAQAASALTNAPASGAEPVSVDSFIKDLAEANGDKGEFAQYYFYRRRYYRPRYYVRRRRCWLRATPWGWRRVCSW, from the coding sequence ATGGAACGACGTGAGTTCCTCAAGATGTTCGGCCTCGGGGCCGTTGCGGTCGGCGCCGCCGCCGTAACGATGTCGCCGGCGCAGGCCGCATCCGCGCTGACGAACGCGCCGGCTTCGGGCGCCGAGCCCGTGTCGGTCGACAGCTTCATCAAGGATCTCGCCGAAGCGAATGGCGACAAGGGCGAGTTCGCTCAGTACTATTTCTATCGCCGCCGCTACTATCGCCCGCGCTACTACGTGCGCCGTCGCCGTTGCTGGCTGCGCGCGACCCCCTGGGGCTGGCGCCGCGTCTGCTCCTGGTGA
- a CDS encoding glycerophosphodiester phosphodiesterase family protein, with product MTAAAALVAQPVAHRGLHDRAAGVIENTLGAAKAAIAKGFAIECDVQWTADGESVVFHDFALDRLTEAKGKVAEKTAAELAGVVMKDTSDRIPKLQDLLDLIAGKVPLVCEIKSAFTGDPRLTRRTAEVLLGYSGPVGIKSFDPAVVIEAKKLVGGRIPCGVIAMQEYNYADYDGLDATEKRALANLLHFEQSRPDFISWKVNDLPSAAPFLCRKALGLPVMTWTVRTPEERALAAAHADQMVFEGFVP from the coding sequence ATGACGGCGGCAGCGGCGCTCGTCGCGCAGCCGGTCGCCCATCGCGGCCTGCATGATCGCGCCGCCGGCGTCATCGAGAACACGCTGGGCGCGGCCAAGGCGGCGATCGCGAAAGGTTTCGCCATCGAATGCGACGTGCAGTGGACTGCGGACGGCGAAAGCGTCGTCTTCCATGACTTCGCGCTCGACAGGCTGACTGAAGCCAAGGGCAAGGTCGCGGAGAAAACCGCCGCCGAACTCGCCGGCGTTGTCATGAAGGACACGAGCGATCGCATCCCGAAGCTGCAGGACCTGCTCGACCTCATCGCAGGCAAGGTCCCGCTGGTCTGCGAGATCAAGAGCGCATTCACGGGCGATCCCAGGCTGACGCGCCGCACGGCGGAGGTTCTGCTCGGATATTCCGGCCCGGTCGGGATCAAGTCGTTCGATCCGGCCGTGGTGATCGAGGCGAAGAAGCTCGTTGGCGGGCGCATCCCCTGCGGCGTCATCGCCATGCAGGAATACAATTACGCCGACTATGATGGCCTCGACGCGACGGAAAAGCGCGCCCTGGCGAACCTCCTCCATTTCGAGCAGTCGCGTCCGGACTTCATCTCATGGAAGGTGAACGATCTCCCCTCGGCCGCGCCATTCCTGTGTCGCAAGGCGCTGGGCCTGCCCGTGATGACCTGGACCGTCCGGACGCCCGAGGAGCGCGCGCTTGCAGCTGCCCACGCTGATCAGATGGTTTTCGAGGGCTTTGTCCCCTGA
- a CDS encoding twin-arginine translocation signal domain-containing protein, protein MQRRDFIKLFGLAAAAMGTAGLVMSPAQAATVVADAPLGAKQPADEVLAEMIKSESGEGVFARYWRRRRYWRRRRYWRRRVWRRRRW, encoded by the coding sequence ATGCAGAGAAGAGATTTCATCAAACTCTTCGGCCTTGCGGCCGCCGCGATGGGAACAGCCGGCCTCGTCATGTCGCCTGCGCAAGCCGCAACCGTGGTCGCCGATGCGCCACTCGGTGCGAAGCAGCCCGCCGACGAAGTTCTGGCGGAGATGATCAAGAGCGAATCCGGCGAAGGCGTATTCGCCCGTTACTGGCGTCGCCGACGTTATTGGCGCCGCAGGCGCTATTGGCGTCGCAGGGTCTGGCGCCGCCGCCGCTGGTGA
- a CDS encoding AzlC family ABC transporter permease, whose product MAESESGARAFRDGAIDAWRLPAWLLGLSMMGVGPLARDVGYPLIGAVLSTVLVWAGPAQVVFFGMIGAGASLPATAIAVTLSAVRLLPMTAALMPQLRAGNPSRATLLLASHFIAVTVWVESMRRLPNLPAEKRRPYFFGLAFACCATASLTTALGYLLAGEAPKAIGAGLLFMTPVFFTLSLIAGARLRADWIAIGCGFALTAALGLFLGSAAALFLTGVIGGTIAFLWERREYARKAAA is encoded by the coding sequence ATGGCGGAGAGCGAAAGCGGGGCGCGCGCCTTTCGCGACGGCGCGATCGATGCGTGGCGATTGCCGGCCTGGCTGCTTGGCCTGTCGATGATGGGCGTCGGCCCGCTCGCGCGCGATGTCGGCTATCCCCTGATCGGCGCGGTGTTGTCGACGGTGCTCGTTTGGGCGGGGCCGGCGCAGGTGGTGTTCTTCGGCATGATCGGCGCCGGCGCATCGCTTCCCGCGACGGCGATCGCCGTGACTTTGTCGGCGGTGCGGTTGTTGCCGATGACGGCGGCGCTGATGCCGCAGTTGCGCGCGGGAAATCCATCGCGCGCGACGCTGCTGCTCGCCTCGCACTTCATCGCGGTGACGGTGTGGGTGGAATCGATGCGGCGGCTTCCCAATCTGCCGGCGGAGAAGAGGCGGCCCTATTTCTTCGGACTGGCTTTCGCCTGCTGCGCGACCGCATCGTTAACGACTGCGCTTGGTTACCTGCTCGCCGGCGAGGCGCCGAAGGCGATCGGCGCTGGGCTGCTGTTCATGACGCCGGTCTTCTTCACCCTGTCGCTGATCGCAGGCGCGCGCCTGCGCGCCGATTGGATCGCGATCGGTTGCGGCTTTGCGCTCACCGCCGCACTTGGCCTGTTTCTCGGATCAGCGGCGGCGCTGTTTCTCACCGGCGTGATTGGCGGCACCATCGCGTTCCTGTGGGAGCGGCGCGAATATGCGCGGAAGGCCGCGGCATGA
- a CDS encoding AzlD domain-containing protein, translating to MNAAIANLGFLGAMIVAAVIPNGVWRWIAVFATSRLDDGSPFFAWIRHVATCLVAGVVAQLLISPSGVLASAPIALRFGALLFAAIVWKISGARVLVGWMAGVAALMIGAALV from the coding sequence ATGAACGCGGCGATCGCAAATCTTGGCTTCCTCGGCGCGATGATCGTGGCGGCGGTGATTCCGAACGGCGTGTGGCGCTGGATCGCGGTGTTCGCGACGTCGCGGCTCGATGACGGCTCGCCTTTCTTCGCCTGGATTCGCCATGTCGCGACATGCCTCGTCGCCGGCGTCGTGGCGCAGCTTCTCATTTCGCCGTCAGGCGTTCTCGCGAGCGCGCCAATCGCGCTGAGATTTGGCGCGCTCTTGTTCGCCGCCATCGTGTGGAAAATCAGCGGCGCGCGCGTGCTTGTCGGCTGGATGGCGGGCGTCGCCGCGCTGATGATCGGCGCGGCGTTGGTGTAG
- the clpA gene encoding ATP-dependent Clp protease ATP-binding subunit ClpA, giving the protein MPSFSRHLEQALHRALALANERKHEYATLEHLLLALIDDQDAAAVMRACNVDIEALRRSLIEYVDKELANLVTDGRDDSKPTAGFQRVIQRAVIHVQSSGREEVTGANVLVAIFAERESHAAYFLQEQEMTRYDAVNYISHGIAKRADMSEPRTPRGSDEERENRQNAPGDNDKEKKKESALDAYCVNLNKKARTGKIDPLIGRESEVQRVIQVLCRRQKNNPLLVGDPGVGKTAIAEGLARKIIRGEVPEVLADATVFALDMGTLLAGTRYRGDFEERLKQVMKEIEQHPKAIMFIDEIHTVIGAGATSGGAMDASNLLKPALAQGTLRCIGSTTYKEFRQFFEKDRALVRRFQKIDVNEPSIPDTIEIMKGLKPYFEKFHKLRYTNEAVKAAVELSARYIHDRKLPDKAIDVIDETGASQMLVPENRRKKTIGIKEIEITIATMARIPPKTVSKDDAEVLQHLEQTLERVVYGQDDAISKISAAIKLARAGLRDQEKPIGSYLFAGPTGVGKTEVARQLAKALGVELIRFDMSEYMERHTVSRLIGAPPGYVGFDQGGLLTDGVDQHPHCVLLLDEIEKAHPDLYNILLQIMDHGKLTDHNGKQVDFRNVIIVMTTNAGASDLAKAAYGFTRQKREGDDIEAINRLFAPEFRNRLDAVISFGQLPREVVAKVVDKFVMQLEAQLADRNVTIELTDEAREWLVDNGYDASMGARPMARLIQQTIKTPLADEVLFGRLKNGGAVKVMVTLDEIKGTKVLGFDFPSGPPTPKPEKDVAQAASRKPKAAKPESATSGRKKPASASEPKSGLPVRTVPKVPLVRE; this is encoded by the coding sequence TTGCCTTCTTTTTCCCGACATCTCGAACAGGCCCTGCATCGCGCGCTCGCGCTCGCCAATGAGCGAAAGCATGAATATGCGACGCTCGAACATCTCCTCCTTGCTCTGATCGACGACCAGGACGCCGCCGCCGTGATGCGGGCGTGCAACGTCGATATCGAGGCGTTGCGTCGCAGTCTGATCGAATATGTCGACAAGGAATTGGCCAACCTTGTCACCGACGGTCGCGACGATTCAAAGCCGACGGCGGGATTCCAGCGCGTGATCCAGCGCGCCGTGATCCATGTGCAATCGTCCGGCCGCGAGGAAGTCACCGGCGCCAATGTGCTGGTGGCGATCTTCGCCGAGCGCGAAAGCCACGCCGCCTACTTCCTGCAGGAGCAGGAGATGACGCGGTACGACGCTGTGAATTACATCAGCCACGGCATCGCCAAGCGCGCCGACATGAGCGAACCGCGCACGCCCCGCGGTTCCGACGAGGAGCGCGAGAACCGGCAGAACGCGCCCGGCGACAATGACAAGGAGAAGAAGAAGGAAAGCGCGCTCGACGCCTATTGCGTCAACCTGAACAAGAAGGCGCGCACCGGGAAGATCGATCCGCTGATCGGCCGCGAATCCGAGGTGCAGCGCGTCATCCAGGTTCTGTGCCGCCGGCAGAAGAACAATCCGCTGCTGGTCGGCGATCCCGGCGTCGGCAAGACCGCCATCGCCGAAGGTCTCGCGCGCAAGATCATCCGCGGCGAGGTTCCCGAAGTGCTCGCGGACGCGACAGTGTTTGCGCTCGACATGGGCACGCTGCTCGCCGGCACCCGCTATCGCGGCGACTTCGAGGAGCGCCTGAAGCAGGTGATGAAGGAGATCGAGCAGCATCCCAAGGCGATCATGTTCATCGACGAGATCCATACGGTGATCGGCGCCGGGGCGACCTCCGGAGGCGCGATGGACGCGTCGAACCTGCTCAAGCCGGCGCTGGCGCAGGGAACGCTGCGCTGCATCGGCTCAACCACCTACAAGGAGTTCCGGCAGTTCTTCGAGAAGGACCGGGCGCTCGTCCGCCGCTTCCAGAAGATCGATGTGAACGAGCCCTCGATCCCCGACACGATCGAGATCATGAAGGGGCTGAAGCCGTACTTCGAGAAATTCCACAAGCTGCGCTACACCAACGAGGCGGTGAAGGCGGCGGTGGAATTGTCGGCCCGCTACATCCATGACCGCAAGCTGCCGGACAAGGCGATCGACGTGATCGACGAGACCGGCGCGTCGCAGATGCTGGTGCCGGAGAACCGTCGCAAGAAGACGATCGGCATCAAGGAGATCGAAATCACCATCGCGACGATGGCGCGCATTCCTCCGAAGACCGTGTCGAAGGACGACGCCGAGGTGCTGCAGCACCTCGAGCAGACGCTGGAGCGCGTGGTCTACGGCCAGGATGACGCGATCTCGAAGATCAGCGCCGCGATCAAGCTCGCGCGCGCCGGCCTGCGCGATCAGGAGAAGCCGATCGGCTCCTATCTGTTCGCGGGTCCGACCGGCGTCGGCAAGACCGAGGTCGCGCGCCAGCTCGCCAAGGCGCTGGGCGTCGAGCTGATCCGCTTCGACATGTCGGAATATATGGAGCGGCACACGGTCAGTCGTCTGATCGGCGCGCCGCCCGGCTATGTCGGCTTCGATCAGGGCGGTCTGCTCACCGATGGCGTCGACCAGCATCCGCATTGCGTGCTGCTGCTCGACGAAATCGAGAAAGCGCATCCCGATCTCTACAACATCCTGTTGCAGATCATGGATCACGGGAAGCTGACCGACCATAATGGCAAGCAGGTCGATTTCCGCAATGTGATCATCGTGATGACGACGAATGCGGGCGCGTCCGATCTCGCCAAGGCCGCTTACGGCTTCACGCGGCAGAAGCGGGAGGGCGACGACATCGAGGCGATCAACCGGCTGTTCGCGCCGGAGTTCCGCAACCGTCTCGACGCCGTGATCTCGTTCGGCCAGTTGCCGCGCGAGGTCGTCGCCAAGGTGGTCGACAAGTTCGTCATGCAGCTCGAGGCGCAGCTCGCCGATCGCAACGTGACGATTGAGCTGACCGACGAGGCGCGCGAATGGCTCGTCGACAACGGTTACGACGCGTCGATGGGCGCGCGGCCGATGGCCCGGCTCATCCAGCAGACGATCAAGACGCCGCTCGCCGATGAGGTGCTCTTCGGGCGCCTGAAGAATGGCGGCGCGGTCAAGGTCATGGTCACGCTGGACGAGATCAAGGGAACGAAGGTGCTCGGTTTCGACTTCCCGTCGGGACCGCCGACGCCGAAGCCTGAAAAGGACGTCGCCCAGGCGGCGAGCCGCAAGCCGAAAGCGGCGAAGCCCGAGAGCGCGACGTCAGGCCGCAAGAAGCCGGCGTCCGCATCGGAGCCGAAGTCTGGACTTCCCGTGCGAACCGTGCCGAAGGTTCCGCTCGTCCGGGAATAA
- a CDS encoding HIT family protein: MTAYDPQNVFAKILRGELPCEKLYEDDHTFAFMDIMPRGDGHCLVIPKSPARTIIDIGADSLGHLARSVQIVARAAKSGMQADGLTILQFNESAGGQVVFHIHVHIIPRWTGVELKPHTGDMAPKETLVAHAAKIRAALSA; the protein is encoded by the coding sequence ATGACCGCCTACGATCCCCAGAACGTCTTCGCGAAAATCCTGCGCGGCGAACTGCCCTGCGAAAAGCTTTACGAAGACGATCACACCTTCGCTTTCATGGACATCATGCCGCGCGGCGACGGGCATTGCCTCGTCATTCCGAAGTCGCCGGCGCGCACCATCATCGACATCGGCGCGGACTCGCTCGGACATCTCGCGCGCAGCGTGCAGATCGTCGCGCGCGCCGCGAAATCAGGCATGCAGGCCGATGGCCTGACCATCCTGCAGTTCAATGAAAGCGCTGGCGGACAGGTGGTCTTTCACATCCATGTCCATATCATTCCGCGCTGGACGGGCGTCGAGCTGAAGCCGCACACGGGCGACATGGCGCCGAAGGAAACGCTCGTCGCGCACGCCGCGAAAATCCGCGCCGCGCTTTCCGCCTAA
- a CDS encoding GNAT family N-acetyltransferase translates to MLRDPAAPALSDLTIKIASSLKAVDAAVWDACANPAPLESKSEQADSVCEPNEYNPFVSHAFLSSLEDSRSAVARTGWKPAHVLVEDHAGALIAACPAYLKSHSQGEYVFDHGWADAFANAGGEYYPKLQVSVPFTPATGRRLLVKPGATAPVARDALVAGLRAAREQLGASSIHVTFLTKGEWDDLGAHNFLLRTHQQFHWTNAGYRTFDEFLAALASRKRKAINRERRDAVANGITIERLTGADLTERVWDDFFRFYMDTGGRKWGRPYLTREFYSLVGVRMAKDIVLVMAKRAGRYIAGAINFVGSDALYGRHWGCIEHHPFLHFEVCYYQAIDEAIARGLRRVEAGAQGEHKLARGYLPVETYSAHDIAHPGLRRAVADYLARERRHVSAAIEEYGEYAPFRRDGGATAQPVDED, encoded by the coding sequence GTGCTTCGCGATCCTGCGGCTCCAGCCCTTTCCGACCTGACGATCAAGATCGCCTCCTCGCTGAAGGCGGTCGATGCGGCGGTGTGGGACGCCTGCGCCAACCCCGCGCCGCTTGAATCAAAATCTGAACAAGCGGATTCCGTTTGTGAGCCGAACGAATACAACCCCTTCGTCTCGCACGCCTTTCTCTCCTCGCTTGAAGACTCGCGTTCGGCTGTGGCGCGGACCGGCTGGAAGCCAGCGCATGTCCTGGTCGAGGATCACGCTGGCGCGCTGATCGCAGCCTGCCCGGCCTACCTCAAGTCGCACAGCCAGGGCGAATATGTCTTCGACCATGGCTGGGCGGACGCCTTCGCCAACGCCGGCGGCGAATATTATCCGAAGCTGCAGGTCAGCGTGCCCTTCACGCCGGCGACCGGCCGGCGGCTGCTGGTGAAGCCCGGCGCGACGGCGCCTGTCGCGCGCGATGCGCTGGTCGCCGGTCTGCGCGCGGCGCGCGAGCAGCTTGGCGCGTCATCGATCCATGTCACTTTCCTGACGAAGGGCGAATGGGACGATCTCGGCGCGCACAATTTCCTGCTGCGCACCCACCAGCAATTCCACTGGACCAACGCCGGCTATCGGACCTTCGATGAATTCCTCGCCGCGCTCGCCTCGCGCAAGCGCAAGGCGATCAATCGCGAGCGGCGCGACGCGGTCGCCAACGGAATCACCATCGAGCGGCTGACCGGGGCCGATCTCACCGAACGCGTCTGGGACGATTTCTTCCGCTTCTACATGGACACCGGCGGACGCAAATGGGGCCGCCCCTATCTCACGCGCGAATTCTATTCCCTCGTCGGCGTGCGCATGGCGAAAGATATTGTGCTGGTGATGGCGAAGCGCGCCGGCCGATACATCGCCGGCGCCATCAACTTCGTTGGCTCGGATGCGCTTTACGGGCGGCACTGGGGCTGCATCGAGCATCACCCGTTCCTGCATTTCGAGGTCTGCTACTATCAGGCCATCGACGAGGCGATCGCCCGCGGGCTGCGACGCGTCGAGGCCGGCGCGCAAGGCGAACACAAGCTGGCGCGCGGCTATCTCCCTGTCGAAACCTATTCCGCCCACGACATCGCCCATCCCGGTCTGCGTCGCGCAGTGGCCGACTATCTCGCGCGCGAGCGCCGGCATGTCTCCGCGGCGATCGAGGAATACGGCGAGTACGCGCCGTTCCGCCGCGACGGCGGCGCAACGGCGCAGCCTGTCGACGAAGACTGA